A genomic segment from Ignavibacteriales bacterium encodes:
- a CDS encoding DUF1801 domain-containing protein: MKQNTDKIKSIDDYINQYPDEIKSKLKTIRATIMKAAPKATEVISYGMPAFKQNKVLVYFAVNKNHIGFYPTANPIKVFSKELEVYKTSKGAIQFQLDEKIPLALVSKITKFRVKEDIILQMNKSKKGKSIK; encoded by the coding sequence ATGAAACAGAATACAGATAAAATAAAGTCAATTGATGATTATATAAATCAATATCCAGACGAGATAAAATCAAAGCTGAAAACTATTCGTGCAACAATAATGAAAGCCGCACCAAAAGCTACTGAAGTTATCAGCTACGGAATGCCGGCATTTAAACAAAATAAAGTGCTTGTTTACTTTGCTGTTAATAAAAATCATATCGGGTTTTACCCGACTGCAAATCCTATAAAAGTTTTTAGCAAAGAACTTGAGGTGTATAAAACATCAAAAGGTGCGATTCAATTTCAGCTGGATGAAAAGATTCCATTAGCTTTAGTTTCAAAGATCACAAAGTTTAGAGTTAAAGAGGACATCATCTTGCAAATGAATAAAAGTAAAAAAGGGAAAAGTATAAAATGA
- a CDS encoding CotH kinase family protein yields MIFSFTHLKKLTAILFLFYSCSLNAQGLFINEFMASNSTTITDPDFNNYADWIEIYNSGSTSVNLKDYYITDDLSQPQKFQLQNDLIVEAGGYVLIWADDANTGNHANFKLSADGESIGLFNSILTLVDTVTFGLQQTDISFGRFPNGTNDWFQFSPATPASANLEVGIFNILPVPIISIQSGFYSSSISVSATHSLADVTIRFTSDGTIPIASSDVYSIPLQIDSTFVLRFRAFKDGFSPSTTETRTYFINETTDLPVFSLVTDPANFFSDTSGIYVIGTNGIIGNCSTQPRNWNQDWERPVSLEFFEFDKSLAFKVNSGVKIFGGCSRLYPEKSLAFYFRGEYGNDKLRYRLFDDIPVYEYNNFILRSSAQDWWRTMFRDGMVQTLIEQGMKVDYQDYRPSILFINGEYWGIHNIREKLNEHYVFYHHGVNKDNIDLIEISKGVYANNGDLTAYNDMITFLSTKNMAHPPNYDYIKSIVDIDEYIDYQIAQIYSANGDWPGSNMKLWRERTEGSKWRWMIYDLDFTFGGNSQGLATTNTLAQATATNGPDWPNPPWSTLMLRKLLDNPEFKNEFIQRMAAHINTTFEPNHVLFVIDSMAQNIASEIPRHKERWPQSISFGDTWEELIDMMRSFAVDRPVNIRGHFYTKFGITGSASLVISRNNPSWGKVFTAGVEVKENASTNVFFDNIPLTINALPMPGYRFVGWEGISNATTPEISVLLEHNSTLTALFEPDELTVTSIVINEINYKSSTVFDTEDWIEFYNPDDAAVDISGWKFGDDNLANQFVFPAGTTIYAKDYLVLCRDTIKFKQLNPNQNKILGNIIFGLSSDGDHIMLKDNSDNLIDEVSYSSSGIWPTLPNGNGPTLALINPQRDNSLVESWSASGLYGTPGYLNDIYTKVEGEENLIPSEFTLFQNYPNPFNPSTKISWQSPVGSQQTLKIYNLLGSEVATLVDEYKTAGTYEVEFKATKYPSGVYFYRLQAGSFVETKKMLLLK; encoded by the coding sequence ATGATATTTTCTTTTACACATCTTAAGAAACTAACGGCAATTCTCTTTTTATTTTATTCTTGTTCTTTAAATGCACAAGGACTTTTTATCAATGAGTTTATGGCTTCAAACTCAACTACAATTACTGACCCTGATTTTAATAACTATGCGGATTGGATTGAGATTTATAATTCCGGTTCCACCTCGGTTAATTTAAAAGATTATTACATAACTGATGATTTATCACAACCACAAAAATTCCAACTCCAAAATGACCTTATTGTAGAAGCCGGCGGATATGTTTTGATCTGGGCCGATGATGCTAACACCGGCAATCATGCAAATTTTAAATTAAGTGCTGATGGTGAAAGTATTGGATTGTTTAATTCAATTTTAACATTGGTTGATACAGTAACTTTCGGTTTGCAGCAAACCGACATTTCTTTCGGTAGGTTTCCAAATGGAACAAACGATTGGTTCCAATTTTCTCCTGCAACACCAGCATCGGCAAATTTAGAAGTTGGCATTTTTAATATTCTTCCCGTGCCGATAATATCAATTCAAAGTGGATTTTACTCTTCATCAATTAGTGTTTCTGCGACACATAGCTTAGCAGATGTAACAATTCGTTTTACAAGCGATGGAACAATTCCAATAGCATCAAGTGATGTTTATTCTATTCCTTTGCAAATTGATTCAACCTTTGTTTTAAGATTCCGTGCATTTAAAGATGGCTTTTCACCAAGCACAACCGAAACAAGAACATATTTCATTAATGAAACAACTGATCTTCCCGTATTCTCTCTTGTTACCGATCCTGCAAACTTTTTTAGCGATACTTCAGGAATTTATGTTATCGGCACAAACGGAATAATTGGTAATTGCAGTACACAACCAAGAAATTGGAACCAAGATTGGGAAAGACCTGTTAGCTTAGAGTTTTTTGAGTTTGACAAATCACTTGCATTTAAAGTTAACTCAGGGGTTAAAATCTTTGGCGGATGTAGCCGCCTGTATCCGGAAAAATCTCTTGCATTTTATTTTCGAGGAGAATATGGAAATGATAAACTCCGCTATCGTTTGTTTGATGATATCCCAGTTTACGAATACAATAATTTTATTTTACGAAGTTCTGCTCAAGATTGGTGGAGGACAATGTTTAGAGATGGAATGGTGCAAACGTTAATTGAGCAAGGAATGAAAGTCGATTATCAGGATTATCGTCCATCAATTTTATTTATTAACGGTGAATATTGGGGAATTCATAACATCCGCGAAAAGTTGAACGAACATTATGTTTTTTATCATCATGGGGTTAATAAAGATAATATTGACTTGATTGAGATTAGTAAAGGAGTTTACGCAAACAATGGTGATTTAACTGCTTATAATGATATGATCACTTTTCTTTCCACAAAAAACATGGCGCATCCACCTAATTATGATTATATAAAATCAATAGTAGATATTGATGAGTACATAGATTATCAGATTGCACAAATTTATTCTGCAAATGGCGATTGGCCCGGATCAAATATGAAGTTGTGGCGGGAAAGAACTGAAGGTTCAAAATGGCGATGGATGATTTACGATCTTGATTTTACTTTTGGCGGCAATTCACAGGGGTTGGCAACAACAAATACATTAGCACAAGCAACTGCAACAAATGGACCTGATTGGCCAAATCCGCCTTGGTCAACTTTAATGTTAAGAAAGCTATTAGATAATCCGGAATTTAAAAACGAATTTATCCAGAGAATGGCTGCACACATTAATACCACTTTTGAACCTAATCATGTACTTTTTGTAATCGATAGTATGGCGCAAAATATTGCTTCGGAAATTCCAAGACATAAAGAAAGATGGCCTCAATCAATTTCTTTTGGCGATACCTGGGAGGAACTTATAGATATGATGCGCAGCTTTGCTGTTGACAGACCTGTAAATATAAGAGGACATTTTTATACTAAGTTTGGTATTACGGGCTCGGCTTCCCTCGTTATTAGCAGAAATAATCCTTCATGGGGAAAGGTTTTTACAGCAGGGGTTGAAGTTAAAGAAAATGCTTCAACAAATGTTTTCTTTGATAATATCCCTTTAACAATTAATGCATTACCAATGCCGGGTTATCGTTTTGTTGGCTGGGAAGGTATTTCAAATGCAACCACTCCAGAAATTTCTGTTTTACTTGAGCATAATTCAACTTTAACTGCTTTGTTTGAGCCAGACGAACTAACGGTTACTTCAATTGTGATAAATGAAATTAATTACAAATCATCTACTGTATTTGATACAGAAGATTGGATAGAATTTTATAATCCCGATGATGCTGCGGTTGATATATCTGGATGGAAGTTTGGCGATGATAACTTGGCGAATCAATTTGTTTTTCCTGCCGGAACAACAATTTATGCGAAGGATTATTTAGTCCTTTGCCGAGATACAATAAAATTCAAACAACTTAATCCAAACCAAAATAAAATTTTGGGCAACATAATTTTTGGTTTAAGCAGTGATGGCGATCATATAATGCTAAAAGATAATTCGGATAATCTAATTGATGAAGTATCATACTCATCCAGTGGAATCTGGCCAACTCTTCCAAACGGAAATGGACCAACATTAGCATTAATAAATCCACAGAGGGATAATTCTCTCGTTGAAAGCTGGAGTGCATCAGGACTTTATGGAACGCCTGGATATTTAAATGATATCTACACGAAAGTCGAAGGTGAAGAAAATTTAATTCCGAGTGAATTTACGTTATTTCAAAATTATCCAAACCCGTTTAATCCAAGCACAAAAATTAGTTGGCAGTCACCAGTCGGCAGTCAACAAACATTAAAAATATATAATCTACTTGGAAGTGAAGTTGCAACATTGGTAGATGAATACAAAACAGCAGGTACTTACGAGGTAGAATTCAAGGCAACAAAATATCCAAGCGGAGTTTATTTCTACCGTTTACAAGCTGGTAGTTTTGTTGAG
- a CDS encoding amidase has protein sequence MKYYCLFILATIFFITQLSLNAQGVSKENIENAEKIIDLHFTDAERDSMLSSLEEQKGNYKRIRDVELDNSVMPSLLFNPIPVGFIFPQEQNPIKFSDYSNIKMPFNKDELAFYTIGQLAELIKTKQISSTELTKFFIERLKKLDPTLYCVVSFTEERALREAKIADEEIALGKYRGLLHGIPFAVKDLLATKDYKTTWGAMPYKDQIIDEDATVITKLENAGAILIAKLSMGALAWGDVWFGGKTRNPWDTTSGSSGSSAGSAASVSAGLVPFAIGTETYGSIVSPSTVCGTTGLRPTYGRVSRTGAMALSWSMDKIGPICRSAEDLAIVFNAIYGVDGVDQTLYDVPFTYNPVIDIEGLKVGYLKKDFDKLYDFHNNDSITLAKLKELGVELIPIELPDYPVNDLTIILSAEAGAAFDELTRSNKDDLLVRQIKNAWPNSFRASRFIPAVEYINASRIRTLLIQEMQKLMSKIDLFIAPSDNGDSNIITNLTGHPCVVLPNGFSDNGTPTSITFIGRLFDEGRLIAFAKLYQDATDFHKKHPAMFK, from the coding sequence ATGAAATATTATTGCTTATTTATTCTTGCAACCATTTTCTTTATAACTCAGCTTTCTCTTAATGCTCAAGGTGTATCTAAAGAAAATATTGAGAATGCTGAAAAAATTATCGATCTCCATTTTACAGATGCTGAAAGAGATTCAATGCTTAGTTCTCTTGAAGAACAAAAAGGTAATTATAAAAGAATAAGAGACGTTGAACTTGATAACAGCGTAATGCCATCATTACTTTTTAATCCAATACCTGTTGGATTTATTTTTCCCCAAGAACAAAATCCAATAAAGTTTAGTGATTACTCAAATATAAAAATGCCATTTAATAAAGATGAACTAGCTTTTTATACAATCGGACAACTTGCTGAACTAATTAAAACAAAACAAATATCCTCAACTGAATTAACAAAGTTTTTTATTGAGCGCTTAAAAAAGCTTGATCCAACTTTATACTGTGTTGTTTCTTTTACCGAAGAAAGAGCTTTACGCGAGGCTAAAATAGCGGACGAAGAAATTGCTTTAGGAAAATATCGGGGTTTACTTCATGGAATTCCGTTTGCAGTAAAAGATTTGCTTGCTACTAAAGATTATAAAACTACCTGGGGTGCAATGCCCTATAAAGATCAGATAATTGATGAAGATGCAACGGTAATAACAAAATTAGAAAATGCTGGAGCGATACTTATCGCAAAACTTTCTATGGGTGCGCTTGCCTGGGGAGATGTATGGTTTGGAGGAAAAACGAGAAACCCTTGGGATACAACAAGCGGCTCAAGCGGTTCTTCCGCAGGTTCTGCTGCCTCTGTTTCAGCCGGGCTGGTTCCATTTGCAATCGGAACAGAAACTTATGGGTCTATTGTGTCTCCTTCAACTGTATGTGGCACAACCGGACTAAGACCAACTTACGGAAGAGTGAGCCGGACAGGGGCAATGGCTCTTAGCTGGTCTATGGATAAGATTGGTCCTATTTGCAGATCAGCCGAGGATCTTGCTATTGTTTTTAATGCTATTTATGGAGTGGATGGTGTTGATCAGACATTATATGATGTACCGTTTACTTATAATCCGGTTATAGATATTGAAGGATTGAAAGTCGGATACCTTAAAAAAGATTTTGATAAGCTTTACGATTTTCACAATAACGACTCAATTACACTAGCAAAACTCAAAGAACTTGGAGTTGAGTTAATACCGATTGAACTTCCCGATTATCCTGTAAATGATCTTACTATTATTCTGTCCGCAGAGGCGGGTGCAGCGTTTGATGAATTAACACGCAGCAACAAAGATGATTTATTAGTAAGACAAATAAAAAATGCATGGCCAAATTCATTTCGTGCTTCCAGATTTATTCCTGCAGTAGAATATATAAATGCTAGCCGCATAAGAACGTTGCTGATTCAGGAAATGCAAAAACTAATGAGCAAAATTGATTTATTCATTGCCCCCTCCGATAATGGAGATAGTAATATTATTACAAATTTAACCGGACATCCATGTGTTGTCTTACCAAACGGTTTTTCTGATAACGGAACCCCAACAAGCATTACTTTTATTGGAAGACTATTTGACGAAGGTCGATTAATAGCCTTTGCAAAACTCTATCAGGATGCAACAGATTTTCATAAAAAACATCCGGCTATGTTTAAATAA
- a CDS encoding dihydrofolate reductase gives MQKLRVESFSISIDGFGAGPNQNLENPLGVGGGNLHQWFLPTKTFQQNVLGKSDGTSGVDNDFAEKGFKNIGAWILGRNMYSPYRGLPNLNWKGWWGNNPPYHVPVFIITNHKRESIEMEGGTTFHFVTEGIHAALERAFDSAKGKDVRIGGGANVIRQYLNAKLIDEMHIVVSPIFLGSGENLFSGINMVSLGYKCVEQAATENATHLIIKKVNF, from the coding sequence ATGCAAAAATTAAGAGTAGAAAGTTTTTCAATTTCAATTGATGGTTTTGGTGCGGGACCAAATCAAAACCTGGAAAATCCATTGGGTGTTGGGGGTGGAAATCTTCACCAATGGTTTTTGCCCACAAAAACTTTTCAACAAAACGTATTAGGAAAGAGTGATGGAACATCAGGAGTTGATAATGATTTTGCCGAAAAAGGTTTTAAAAATATTGGAGCGTGGATTTTAGGGCGTAATATGTATAGTCCATATCGCGGCCTACCAAACCTTAATTGGAAAGGATGGTGGGGTAATAATCCGCCATATCACGTTCCTGTCTTTATCATAACCAATCATAAGCGTGAATCAATTGAAATGGAAGGAGGAACCACATTTCATTTTGTTACCGAAGGTATTCACGCTGCACTTGAACGTGCATTTGATTCTGCCAAAGGAAAAGATGTACGAATTGGTGGAGGAGCAAATGTAATTCGTCAGTATCTAAACGCAAAGCTAATTGATGAAATGCATATTGTTGTTTCACCTATTTTTTTGGGTTCGGGAGAAAATCTTTTTTCTGGAATAAATATGGTTTCCTTAGGATATAAATGCGTAGAACAAGCCGCAACAGAAAATGCGACACATTTAATAATTAAAAAAGTGAATTTCTAA
- a CDS encoding VOC family protein, whose product MQKITPFLWFDKSVEEATNFYITVFDNSKILNVSSYNEESAKASGQKPGSAMTVSFQLEGQNFTALNGGPHFKLNQSTSFFVYCESDAKIEKVFNKLSDGGKVIFPLDKYDWSPKYAWVIDKFGLSWQLDVDKINNPQKILPALLFVNEKVLKVREAISFYTSVFPQSKLVMESPYDKSLGLPDSALLFAQFKLSDYLFNAMSGQGEHKFDFNEAFSFVVNCKDQEEVDYYWNKLASDGGVESQCAWLKDKYGVSWQIVPTKLMELLSHPDPVKVQKVMMAMLQMKKIIITDLEKAAE is encoded by the coding sequence ATGCAAAAAATAACCCCATTTTTATGGTTTGATAAATCAGTTGAAGAAGCGACAAATTTTTATATAACCGTCTTTGATAATTCTAAAATTCTCAACGTTTCCAGTTACAATGAAGAAAGTGCTAAAGCCTCAGGGCAAAAACCCGGATCAGCAATGACCGTTTCATTTCAACTTGAAGGACAAAACTTTACTGCACTTAACGGCGGGCCACATTTTAAATTAAATCAGTCAACTTCTTTTTTTGTTTACTGCGAATCTGATGCAAAAATTGAAAAAGTTTTTAATAAGCTATCAGATGGTGGTAAAGTTATTTTCCCTTTGGATAAATACGATTGGAGCCCTAAGTATGCGTGGGTAATTGATAAATTTGGTTTGTCCTGGCAGCTTGATGTAGATAAGATCAACAATCCGCAGAAAATACTTCCCGCCCTGCTTTTTGTTAATGAAAAAGTATTAAAAGTGAGAGAAGCAATTTCTTTTTATACATCAGTATTTCCTCAATCAAAATTAGTAATGGAATCACCTTATGATAAATCTTTAGGTTTGCCGGATAGTGCGCTGCTTTTTGCACAATTTAAATTATCCGATTACCTCTTTAACGCGATGAGCGGACAAGGCGAACATAAATTTGATTTTAATGAAGCTTTTTCATTTGTTGTTAATTGTAAAGATCAGGAAGAGGTTGATTACTACTGGAACAAGCTTGCCTCAGATGGCGGAGTTGAAAGCCAATGTGCTTGGCTTAAGGATAAATACGGAGTAAGCTGGCAAATTGTTCCAACAAAATTAATGGAACTATTAAGTCACCCTGATCCGGTAAAAGTGCAAAAAGTAATGATGGCAATGCTGCAAATGAAAAAGATCATCATTACTGATTTAGAAAAAGCAGCAGAATAA
- a CDS encoding VOC family protein — protein sequence MVSINPHINFNGNAEEAFTFYKSVFGGEFAKIIRLKEISSPEFPVAENDKNKILHIALPIGKNILMGNDVPESMGQVNENENRSKISISTESREEADKLFNGLSEGGNIEMPISDSPWGSYFGMFRDKFGIEWMISFTKENY from the coding sequence ATGGTATCTATTAATCCTCACATTAACTTCAACGGAAATGCCGAAGAAGCATTCACATTTTACAAATCAGTATTTGGTGGAGAGTTTGCAAAAATTATTCGCTTAAAGGAGATATCAAGCCCTGAATTTCCAGTAGCAGAAAATGATAAAAATAAAATACTGCATATTGCTTTGCCTATTGGTAAAAACATTTTAATGGGCAATGACGTTCCAGAAAGCATGGGACAAGTAAATGAAAATGAAAACAGATCTAAAATATCAATTAGCACAGAAAGTCGTGAAGAAGCAGACAAATTATTTAACGGACTTTCGGAAGGTGGCAATATTGAAATGCCTATTTCCGACAGTCCTTGGGGTTCATACTTTGGAATGTTTAGAGACAAATTTGGTATTGAATGGATGATAAGTTTTACAAAAGAAAATTATTAA
- a CDS encoding nuclear transport factor 2 family protein, producing MTAKELKEIGKDFLTLCAAGKSRQAFKLYTNNNFKHHNPFFKGDAYSLMVAMEDSSKVNPNRIFEIKHCISDGDLVAYHSYIKQTNNDAGLAVVHILKFSNDKIVEFWDLNQQIPEDMINENGMF from the coding sequence ATGACTGCTAAAGAATTAAAAGAAATCGGTAAAGACTTTTTAACTCTTTGTGCTGCAGGTAAATCGCGACAAGCATTTAAATTATATACAAATAATAATTTCAAACATCATAATCCGTTCTTTAAAGGGGATGCCTATTCATTGATGGTTGCAATGGAAGATAGTAGCAAGGTAAATCCTAACAGAATTTTTGAAATTAAACACTGTATATCAGATGGGGATCTGGTTGCCTATCATTCCTACATAAAGCAGACAAATAATGATGCAGGGTTAGCTGTGGTTCATATACTTAAATTTTCTAATGATAAAATTGTGGAGTTTTGGGATTTGAATCAGCAGATACCCGAAGATATGATTAACGAAAATGGTATGTTTTAA